In one Paraburkholderia azotifigens genomic region, the following are encoded:
- a CDS encoding S8 family serine peptidase, whose product MKAYDPHDATTRPSRSDTGEELRVAITFNRPGQDFGPTRFGARMSTDTVSSFIPDPAQADLALAELARRGFTLTGRGSLSASMRCTREQFEALFQTKLKRMKAPCASAAQFGSVLYPPDNAPWNPDPAIRSLLDDVYIQWPHIYMARAAKAAKSAKSKKTSTTAAKKRAAPKPREAGTPSATPPNVPYFHLAAPADIALKLNATPVHQQGITGKGVRIAMIDSGFAHGHPYFKAHGYASSIVLAPGATDRRTDGNGHGTGESANIFAIAPGATFIGVKLDNEANPSSGASVLEGLQEALKHDPQVISVSLGYDLRGPGDTPLKTLPNGLVALEAEIQAAVKRGVVIVFSAGNGHYSFPGQMPEIISAGGVYVDQKGAMRASDYASAFTSLIYSGRSVPDVCGLVGLLPHATYISLPVSSGCEIDRENAAFDGTTSTDGWGVFSGTSAAAPQLAGLCALLLQADPHLSPGDIKAILRRTARDVTKGHANPASDPKGVGVPAGAGEDGATGAGLVDALAAVKQV is encoded by the coding sequence ATGAAGGCCTACGATCCGCATGATGCAACGACCCGCCCCTCACGTAGCGACACCGGCGAAGAACTGCGCGTCGCCATCACGTTCAACCGGCCAGGCCAGGACTTCGGGCCGACCCGGTTCGGCGCGCGCATGTCGACGGACACCGTGTCGTCGTTCATCCCCGATCCCGCGCAAGCCGATCTCGCGCTCGCCGAACTCGCGCGGCGCGGCTTCACGCTGACGGGCCGCGGCTCGCTGTCGGCGTCGATGCGCTGCACGCGCGAGCAGTTCGAAGCGCTGTTCCAGACGAAGCTCAAACGCATGAAGGCGCCGTGCGCGTCGGCGGCGCAGTTCGGCTCGGTGCTCTATCCGCCCGACAACGCGCCGTGGAATCCGGATCCCGCAATCCGGTCGCTGCTCGACGACGTGTATATCCAGTGGCCGCACATCTACATGGCGAGGGCTGCGAAGGCCGCGAAGAGCGCAAAGTCGAAAAAAACCTCGACGACAGCGGCGAAAAAACGCGCCGCGCCGAAGCCACGCGAAGCCGGCACGCCGTCCGCGACGCCGCCCAACGTGCCCTACTTCCATCTCGCCGCGCCCGCCGACATCGCGCTCAAGCTCAATGCGACGCCCGTGCACCAGCAGGGCATCACGGGCAAAGGCGTGCGGATCGCGATGATCGACAGCGGCTTTGCGCACGGCCATCCGTATTTCAAGGCGCACGGCTACGCGTCGTCGATCGTGCTCGCGCCGGGCGCCACCGACCGCCGCACCGACGGCAACGGCCACGGCACGGGCGAATCCGCCAACATCTTCGCGATCGCGCCGGGCGCGACGTTCATCGGCGTGAAGCTCGACAACGAAGCGAACCCGTCGAGCGGCGCGTCGGTGCTCGAAGGTTTGCAGGAGGCGCTCAAGCACGATCCGCAGGTGATCTCCGTGAGCCTCGGCTACGACTTGCGCGGGCCCGGCGACACGCCGCTGAAGACGCTGCCGAACGGACTCGTCGCGCTCGAGGCGGAAATTCAGGCCGCCGTGAAGCGCGGCGTCGTGATCGTGTTCTCGGCGGGCAACGGTCACTATTCGTTTCCCGGCCAGATGCCGGAGATCATTTCGGCAGGCGGCGTGTACGTCGACCAGAAGGGCGCGATGCGTGCGTCCGACTACGCGAGCGCGTTCACGAGCCTGATCTATTCGGGCCGCAGCGTGCCCGACGTCTGCGGGCTCGTCGGCCTGCTGCCGCACGCGACGTATATCTCGCTGCCCGTGTCGTCCGGCTGCGAGATCGACCGCGAGAACGCGGCCTTCGACGGCACCACGTCCACCGACGGCTGGGGCGTGTTCAGCGGCACATCGGCCGCCGCGCCGCAGCTGGCGGGGCTGTGCGCGCTGCTGTTGCAGGCCGATCCGCACCTCTCGCCCGGCGACATCAAGGCGATCCTGCGCCGCACCGCGCGCGACGTGACGAAAGGGCACGCGAATCCCGCCAGCGATCCCAAAGGCGTGGGCGTACCGGCAGGCGCCGGCGAAGACGGCGCGACGGGCGCGGGTCTCGTCGACGCACTCGCGGCCGTCAAGCAGGTGTAA
- the nudC gene encoding NAD(+) diphosphatase produces MIVPSASIGFNLNHLDRRSEKRDDQEFIAKLRNDAAARFLVFDGDVPLLKRGEKHDAWFTASEALTFGEALQSVFLGQERDGSGRFALGFTAGLVQAEGKDEPHTRSVPYDRIDLRSIALQGLVPQALLGALGEAKSMLDWHGRHRFCANCGARSRATAAGWQRLCDACGARHFPRVDPVVIMLTIDGERCLLGRQRQFAPGMYSALAGFVEPGETVEDAVRREVHEEAHVSCAEVVYFASQPWPFPSSLMIGCFAQASDTDIVIDTTELEDARWFTRAEVAAMLEGTHADGLSAPKPFAIAHHLLRAYVEHGAAVLRS; encoded by the coding sequence ATGATCGTCCCTTCCGCTTCCATCGGCTTCAATCTCAACCATCTCGACCGCCGCTCCGAGAAGCGCGACGACCAGGAGTTCATCGCGAAACTGCGCAACGATGCCGCTGCGCGCTTTCTCGTCTTCGATGGCGACGTGCCTTTGCTCAAGCGCGGCGAAAAGCATGACGCATGGTTCACGGCGAGCGAAGCGCTCACGTTCGGCGAGGCGCTGCAAAGCGTGTTTCTCGGCCAGGAGCGCGACGGCAGCGGACGTTTCGCGCTCGGCTTCACGGCTGGGCTCGTGCAAGCCGAAGGGAAAGACGAGCCGCACACGCGCAGCGTGCCGTACGACCGCATCGATCTGCGTTCAATCGCATTGCAGGGTCTCGTCCCGCAGGCACTGCTCGGCGCGCTCGGCGAAGCCAAATCGATGCTCGACTGGCACGGCCGCCACCGCTTCTGCGCGAATTGCGGCGCGCGCAGCCGTGCGACGGCGGCCGGCTGGCAACGTCTGTGCGATGCGTGCGGCGCACGCCACTTTCCACGCGTCGACCCCGTCGTCATCATGCTGACCATCGACGGCGAGCGCTGTCTGCTCGGACGCCAGCGCCAGTTCGCGCCGGGCATGTATTCGGCGCTCGCGGGCTTCGTCGAACCGGGCGAAACCGTCGAGGACGCCGTGCGCCGCGAAGTGCACGAGGAAGCTCACGTGAGCTGCGCGGAAGTCGTCTATTTCGCGTCGCAGCCGTGGCCGTTTCCGTCTTCGCTGATGATCGGCTGCTTCGCGCAGGCGAGCGATACCGACATCGTCATCGACACCACCGAACTCGAAGACGCGCGCTGGTTCACGCGCGCGGAAGTCGCGGCGATGCTCGAAGGCACGCATGCGGACGGCCTGTCCGCGCCAAAGCCGTTCGCGATCGCGCATCATCTGCTGCGCGCGTACGTCGAGCACGGCGCGGCCGTATTGCGCAGCTAG
- a CDS encoding MFS transporter produces the protein MSTEDSPVATFAATQQHLYAAAPSSGQGWFTANRLRDDLFPWAIALATGLEYFDNTIFSFFTGYIAGGINASADELVWSSSAYAVASVLGILQQQWWVERLGYRRYISGCLLLFAAGSMAAALSGSSIELAFARGAQGYFIGPMMSACRILIQTNFKPQRRPAAVRAFLCMILLASALAPLIGGSLLADFDWRALFICTTLGGIVLALFVLLVVPSSSGKLHPAARGDAHFWPYIVFAFAQGALQIVMQQVRFELFASSPLLVGLTAAGMMALGWFAWHQWHHPNPLVRLHALRERTFQTGIVLYVLFYYISNAFSYLVSRFLEGGLRYPVDHAGRLVGLTSLASLAIAFAYFRVSPLVKHKRWLIVPGFMMAALFGGWMICMPPDVSLPWLLPPLLLRGMLLVFIVLPVANLAFRLFSAEEFSHGYRFKNMVKQLTYSFSTATMIILEQHRQALHETRLTEFVNPFNPVFQHSLESLTHAFEALGHTAGEAKSLALIEISRAVTQQASFLSALDGFYFLIGIAACGGLFALCQRQID, from the coding sequence ATGTCCACCGAAGACTCACCCGTCGCCACGTTCGCCGCCACTCAGCAGCACCTGTACGCGGCCGCCCCGTCGTCCGGACAGGGATGGTTCACGGCAAACCGGCTGCGCGACGACCTGTTCCCCTGGGCCATCGCGCTCGCCACAGGTCTCGAGTATTTCGACAACACCATCTTTTCGTTCTTCACCGGCTATATCGCGGGCGGCATCAACGCGTCGGCGGACGAACTGGTGTGGTCGTCGAGCGCCTATGCCGTCGCATCCGTGCTCGGCATTCTCCAGCAGCAATGGTGGGTCGAACGGCTCGGCTATCGGCGCTATATCAGCGGCTGCCTGCTGCTGTTCGCGGCGGGCTCGATGGCGGCGGCGCTGAGCGGATCGTCGATCGAACTCGCCTTTGCGCGCGGCGCGCAGGGCTATTTCATCGGCCCGATGATGAGCGCGTGCCGCATCCTGATTCAGACGAACTTCAAGCCGCAGCGGCGGCCGGCTGCCGTGCGCGCATTCCTGTGCATGATCCTGCTGGCGAGCGCGCTGGCGCCGCTGATCGGCGGCTCTCTGCTCGCGGACTTCGACTGGCGCGCGCTCTTCATCTGCACGACGCTCGGCGGCATCGTGCTCGCGCTGTTCGTTCTGCTCGTCGTGCCGTCATCCTCAGGCAAGCTGCATCCGGCAGCGCGCGGCGATGCGCATTTCTGGCCATACATCGTGTTTGCGTTCGCACAGGGCGCGCTGCAGATCGTGATGCAGCAGGTGCGCTTCGAACTGTTCGCCAGCTCGCCGCTGCTGGTGGGTCTGACGGCGGCGGGAATGATGGCGCTCGGCTGGTTCGCGTGGCATCAATGGCATCATCCGAACCCGCTCGTGCGGCTTCATGCGTTGCGCGAACGGACCTTCCAGACGGGCATCGTGCTGTACGTGCTGTTCTACTACATCAGCAATGCGTTCAGCTATCTGGTGTCGCGCTTTCTCGAAGGCGGGCTTCGCTATCCCGTCGACCATGCGGGGCGGCTGGTCGGTCTTACCTCGCTGGCATCGCTTGCGATCGCTTTCGCGTATTTCCGCGTTTCGCCCCTCGTCAAACACAAGCGCTGGCTGATCGTCCCCGGCTTCATGATGGCCGCGCTGTTCGGCGGCTGGATGATCTGCATGCCGCCCGACGTCAGCCTGCCGTGGCTGTTGCCGCCGCTTCTGCTGCGCGGCATGCTGCTCGTGTTCATTGTGCTGCCCGTCGCGAATCTGGCGTTCCGCCTCTTTTCCGCCGAAGAGTTCAGCCACGGCTACCGCTTCAAGAACATGGTCAAGCAGCTGACCTACTCGTTCTCGACGGCGACAATGATCATTCTCGAGCAGCACCGCCAGGCCCTGCACGAGACGCGTCTGACGGAATTCGTCAATCCGTTCAACCCGGTGTTCCAGCATTCGCTGGAGAGTCTCACGCATGCATTCGAAGCGCTCGGCCATACAGCGGGCGAAGCCAAAAGCCTTGCGCTCATCGAGATCAGCCGCGCCGTCACGCAACAGGCGAGCTTCCTGAGCGCGCTGGACGGCTTTTACTTCCTGATCGGCATCGCCGCATGCGGCGGCCTGTTCGCGCTCTGTCAGCGGCAAATCGACTGA
- a CDS encoding LysR family transcriptional regulator has translation MDTLTNMRIFARVAEEGSFTGAAQRMNITVPAVSRAVSALEAYLRARLLNRSTRRVVLTEAGHRYLQRSEQILAFVDQAEAEAADAQVRPTGQLRVHATSSFGQTYVTPAIVRYRQRYPSVSVELTLSQHMPDIIDEGYDVSVQLSVDELPDSSLVAQRLGTLHSVLCAAPSYLGEHGAPRDVHDLPQHACFQFVSSVYPTDRWLLEGPDGNETVHLRAPGFRINSADGLAVALKEGIGIGAVPMAAAVSALRDGSLRRVLPAYRLQPLTAYALYTSRRYLDAKIKTFVEFLRDEIPQILRAYEANLCEMNQASV, from the coding sequence TTGGATACTCTCACCAACATGCGCATCTTCGCTCGCGTAGCGGAGGAAGGCAGCTTTACGGGCGCTGCGCAGCGCATGAACATCACGGTGCCCGCCGTGTCGCGCGCGGTCTCCGCGCTCGAAGCGTATCTGCGCGCGCGCCTGTTGAACCGCAGCACGCGCCGCGTCGTGCTGACGGAGGCGGGGCATCGGTATCTGCAGCGCAGCGAGCAGATTCTCGCGTTCGTCGATCAGGCGGAAGCCGAGGCCGCGGACGCTCAGGTTCGTCCCACCGGCCAGTTGCGCGTGCACGCCACGTCGAGCTTCGGTCAGACCTATGTGACGCCTGCCATCGTGCGCTACCGGCAGCGTTATCCGAGCGTCTCCGTCGAACTGACGCTGTCGCAGCACATGCCCGACATCATCGACGAAGGCTATGACGTCAGCGTCCAGTTGAGCGTCGACGAATTGCCCGATTCGAGCCTCGTTGCGCAGCGGCTCGGCACGCTGCACAGCGTGCTGTGCGCGGCGCCTTCGTATCTGGGCGAGCATGGCGCGCCGCGCGACGTTCACGATCTGCCGCAGCACGCGTGCTTCCAGTTCGTGTCGTCCGTCTATCCGACGGACCGCTGGCTGCTCGAAGGCCCCGACGGCAACGAGACCGTGCATCTGCGCGCGCCGGGTTTCCGCATCAACTCGGCAGACGGACTGGCCGTGGCGCTGAAAGAGGGCATCGGCATCGGCGCCGTGCCGATGGCGGCGGCTGTGTCTGCGTTGCGCGACGGGTCGTTGAGGCGCGTGCTGCCCGCCTATCGTCTGCAGCCGCTCACGGCGTATGCGCTGTACACGTCGCGCCGGTATCTCGACGCGAAGATCAAGACTTTCGTCGAATTCCTGAGAGACGAGATTCCGCAGATTCTCCGCGCCTACGAGGCGAATTTGTGTGAGATGAATCAGGCAAGCGTCTGA
- a CDS encoding FecR domain-containing protein, producing the protein MRKQALQYAAVLACGCAPAIDACAADAIGVVKTVKGAVHIERTAQNLDAIVGSEVYSSDRIVTGPASSVGITLRDNTLLSEGSSSVLELNHFAFNTTTHDGALDATIRRGSLAVVDGKLAKAHPEAVRFSTPTTTLGVRGTEFIIEVGDGESGR; encoded by the coding sequence ATGCGCAAACAAGCCTTGCAGTATGCAGCGGTTCTCGCCTGCGGGTGCGCGCCTGCCATCGACGCATGCGCCGCGGACGCCATCGGCGTCGTCAAGACGGTCAAGGGTGCGGTGCATATCGAGCGCACCGCGCAGAACCTCGACGCGATCGTCGGCAGCGAGGTCTATAGCAGCGACCGGATCGTGACAGGCCCCGCTTCGTCCGTCGGCATCACGCTGCGCGACAACACGCTGCTGTCCGAGGGTTCCAGTTCCGTGCTCGAACTCAACCATTTCGCCTTCAACACGACCACGCACGACGGCGCGCTCGATGCCACCATCCGGCGCGGATCGCTCGCTGTGGTCGACGGCAAACTGGCGAAGGCGCATCCCGAAGCCGTGCGCTTCAGCACGCCGACCACGACGCTGGGCGTGCGCGGCACCGAGTTCATCATCGAGGTCGGCGACGGGGAGAGTGGGCGTTGA
- a CDS encoding OmpA family protein — MKATTPAARRTRFAWSAIGAALAACAAGCSTPDKITLLPNSDGTVGSVVVRSGDKTQVLDHAYATAEVAKSGKIEQTVDTPANVETRYGPLLAAQPPRPTTFTINFLFDSATELAPQSAATVREMKAVLARWPAPHLTVVGHTDLAGSQEYDDKLSMQRAQTVAKFLVKAGIPAKEIETAARGKREPLVHTADGVPNQMNRRVVITIQ, encoded by the coding sequence TTGAAGGCCACAACACCGGCGGCAAGGCGCACGCGGTTCGCGTGGAGCGCGATCGGCGCGGCGCTCGCCGCTTGTGCGGCGGGATGCTCGACGCCCGACAAGATCACGCTGCTGCCCAATTCCGATGGCACCGTCGGCTCCGTCGTCGTGCGCAGCGGCGACAAGACCCAGGTGCTGGATCACGCCTACGCGACGGCCGAAGTGGCGAAGAGCGGCAAGATCGAACAGACCGTCGACACGCCCGCGAACGTCGAAACACGCTACGGCCCGCTGCTCGCCGCGCAGCCGCCGCGCCCCACGACGTTCACGATCAACTTCCTGTTCGACTCGGCGACAGAACTGGCGCCGCAATCGGCCGCCACGGTGCGGGAAATGAAGGCCGTGCTCGCCAGGTGGCCCGCGCCGCATCTGACCGTCGTCGGCCATACGGATCTCGCGGGCTCGCAGGAATACGACGACAAGCTGTCGATGCAGCGCGCGCAGACGGTCGCGAAGTTCCTCGTCAAGGCGGGCATTCCGGCGAAGGAAATCGAAACGGCCGCACGCGGCAAGCGCGAACCGCTCGTGCACACGGCGGATGGCGTCCCCAATCAGATGAATCGGCGCGT